The window aatattGAAACTACTAACAGTAtataacattttgtcttgacttgaccacaaaataaaaaaactcaacaaaatattattatgattatcaaaatatttatagataaatataaaatataaatgataaaaaatatcttttttagtAGTAACTATAGCGTCTGAAATAAATGGAAAGGATATGTtggtgttttttatttgtaaaattaaTGAAGCAAAAAACTATTTTGCCAAGTTAgtaattaaacaaaacaaaaattcccCAATTATTCAGCAGATTTCATTTTCGTTGAGAgtacaaaaaaattcatttaaaaaaatttgccaaCCACAACAAAATGTTACCAGCAAATAAATAACAACCTTTGTTTATCCTCGCTTGTTACACATGTATATTACTTCAATATAATGTTTTTCGATACTTTTTTAACTAAACGCAGACCCACTCTTTGTCTGTTGATGTCTATACTAGTCACGACGCATTCGACTCGATCACCTGGACCAAGTGTAACACCATTCAATATTTTACTTTTGTGAATCAGCCCGTCTTTATCGAGTCCAATGTCAACAAAAGCACCAAATGCGACGTTATTACGAACAACCCCAGTAAGTGTTTGTTCTTGTTGTAGTTGATGTATTGAGGTCTGTCCTTTTCTGAAGACTGGTTTCTCCAACTCTAAACAAAGCAATGACGTGATGAATAATTAAAGAATGGTTGCAATACCGAACGAAATTCTCCAGTGTTGTAATTTAAAGGTCTTTAACAACACATACATTTAGTATGAAAAAGTCTGTTTATGCACAATGATAGCATCTAGCAATGAAGGAATACCTAGGAATGCTTAGGAATACAAATTCAGGTTTCACAATGGTAACTTGCTTAGTTAAGCGTCAAGATTATTGCAAACGTGTCTCCAACTTTTGGTACTAATAAAACATATCGAAGATGCTGTAGCAAATATGGATGCTATTAAACTTTTAGTCTGTAAAGTTAATAAACTATGAAGATGTTTTGATCTCATGATAACAGCCCTAATTTAGTCATGTTTGAATAATAAAACTCTTTTAAATGTAAAACTCAAAAAATGTCCTTCCCTTGACCAATTTATTTCTAAATCAATGAAACCTCCAATCTCATTTCTCAGCTTGGGACTACACTACGAAGCATTGGTAATAAGTTTGATTGTAGGGCGCgccctttttttaaattataaatataaaaaatccatctatattttaattttgaactAGCTACCTGTTCTTAGATCGTAATTAATCGGTTGCTGAATGCCGTCAACTATCAGCTTCAAAGTTTCAACATCTGTTTCCAGTTTTTCGGCTAGCGCTAAACAACAATAGCACGCtgttaagggggattttcacgaaacgaattgaacggcgaattcgacggcgaattgtatctgagcatgcgcagttttgtttgttttgattttgcatcgaactgcgcatgctcagatacaattcgccgtcgaattctctgctcaattcgcttcgtgaaaatccacCTTTATATCGagttgttctttttataaaatctgttacagtttttaaagaaatagtttttaaagaaactaaatttaaattaagaaaCATATAGATGGGACAAGCAAAAAGTtgaacaataatataaaaacaacacaGCATACATTCAAATTGCATATCGACCTTTCCTTCCATTTTGTTTTGGATTTTCTCCTTAATTTCATTTGTACCAATCATATCGTCAGTGACATCGAAATATTGAAGAACTCTAAAAGGTTAAGACACGAAATGTGTGACACAATAAACATTGATATTGAAGTGaagaagtttttaaaagaaagaagaaaaaaggtaGCTAAAATTTTAATGCAAGTTTTGAGGAAATATATGATTTTCTCCATGTAAGGAAAAGACAAGACAGGGTGTCTAAAAAGAAATATAGCTACTCCATATTTACCccgctttttgttttaaaacaaagattgggcaaaaaaagtaaaactatAACCTTTTCGCAACATCGTAGGATTCGGGGTGAATCCAAGTTTGATCCAAAGGAtctggaaaaatattttgtgatttttcagCTTTGTGCATTTTTCTTGGAGGTTCTAATTTTGATGACGCTTTTAATTTGCGTTTCTTCGACTTCTCTATCTCCTCaagctaaaagtaaaaaaataaaagcaacaaAACAATGATGTGAAGAAATAAAGATGTAGAAATATGGAGCTGCTTAATATTTATTCCTTAATTTTTACAATAGCTTGTGCAAAAAAGAAAGAGTTTTCCAAGAACAATTGAGAAAAGTCTTTCATGAAAAAACACTTCCACAAATCACTTATTTTACATTCCAAATGAGGAATGTGTTGCACTTCGATGCTGGTAACATAATATTCGTTGCACAAAGTTGTTTgctcatttttattttcctgttttCATCCTGACTAATATCAGAATTTTCAGGTAGTATAATAACTCGAATTAGCGCCAAGATCTTTTAAGCGCCCACGGATACACACCCAACATTTAAATGTCATGAAGTACAATAATCCTTTATAAGCATATATTTAATTTCCTTTACCTACGTTATAAAATGTACCACAACATGTATATTCCACGAACCTGTGCTTTATAATCAGGTTATAGGTATCGTATTTGTGATTTAAAGCGTTATATGTAAGCGTCATAACCGCCTACTCCTTACTgtgttcaattttattttatttatttattgagattatttacccaggatagcctcttcagttcctattgctACTGCTATCAACGgagtcctgcgaagggggtcctagcgcatttaaagctcccatttgagctacgaatgTCGTGCAAGCACAGAAACCGcaaactagacaaccgcctaagatatcaatcctattctcatgctgaacgctaagcagaaaggatagatttacacttttatagtctatgGCATGaatcggccggggtttgaacccaagacctttcacactgaaagcgaacgctctttCATTTACTGGCCAACTTTTGGCAGCTAACAATACCACTACGTATCACTAACACCTGACCatgtaaaaatgaaatttatgacaatagtaaaaatataacaccaaaaaatttaacaatatgacatcacaaaacaaaacacGCACCTTAACCTCAGAATGTGATTGGTCAGAATTTATCGCTTTTACAATCCGAACAAACCCAGCGCAATTTCGATATGTCAACTTCCCTATTCCTTTTATCGACAACAATTCTTTACGATTGATGAAATATCCAGTCTTGTTACGATGATTTACAATAGCCTCTGCTTGTTTCTTGTTAATTCCACTCACTCTTCTGTTATAGAAGGAAAAGGTTTTCAAATTCATGGCCAGGTAATATCTTAATGACTCCTCTATCTATATCCGTTTAAAAACCCTGAAGTGTTACTATTCGAGGTGAAACTTCAGAAACCTCAGAAACCACACCACCGGTCATATATTTGTAATACAGAAAACCTGGTGCTCACAAATGACAGTACATTTTTTCAATTGAATCGTACTTAAAAGCAGTAAAAAGCTATCATTATAGTGAGACAACAACAGACTAGCATATTAAACAAATTATTTCCCttcctgaaaaataatttaaaactatcCCCCCAAAATATTCTTACCTTAGCATATCAACTGAACAAGCATTTAAATCAACTCCAACAAAACTGACACAATCCTCTATTACATCTTCCACTGacgcttttaacattgattgGTCAACATCATGCTGAAATCAATCAGTTATAAGTATGTAAAAATGAAGAGGAACTCTAGTTTTTCTTCCCTGCAGTGACCGAAACAATCTTATTTGAGGATTTTTGGATTTCTTGAAGTTACTGATTTACAAGAATATATACCTGATACATACCAACGCCGATATGTCTTGGTTCTATTTTCACAATCTCTAACAAGGGATCTTGTAACCTTCTACCAATTGaaactaaaacaaaagaaacaagcTTTTCCTTTTAATTTAAGTAGAAAATATTGTTAACATGAATCACATGGAAACGCTATCTTACATACCTGCACTTATTAAGTTTGGATCTAATTCAGGAAACTCAATTTTGGCTTCTTTTGTGACACTATATATTGAGGCACCAGATTCATCAACAATACTAAAAAAGGAGGGTGAGTGGTGCATTTAAATGTAGTTAACATTTGTGGAGTTAAATAAATGTGcacttgtaacatttacttCTTGTACCTATAAGATACATTCAATGGAGTAAAACAGCCATCTTTTATCATATCAGATATAACATTTTCTATTTCTCGGCATGCAGTGCCATTGCCAATAGCTATTAAGGTGATactaaaaagaagaagaaacataTAAATTatagcataaaaataaaaataagggagctctgtaaaatttaaattaaccaAGATACAGTAAGATTTACTACTTAAGTGTTCATGCATGCAAAAACGTAATTTATACCTATGTTTTCTTGTCATAGAAATTAATGTGTTTTTTGAAGACATCTTTTTACTTTGCTGAAATGGATATATAACGCTCGTTTCCAGCAACTGTCCTTAAATTACAGAAAATGGTATttatgtttcaaaaatgtttttaagattGCAGAATAAGTCCAAGGCTAACATGAATTCTTTCATAAGATTTCTCCCAATTCTGCCTGACTTTTACCAGAAAGCAATCAAAAAATAgctactggtgaaaaaattgcTACATGATGTCAAAACATTACAActaatttttacaaccttgtaCAAATTGAGCAAGATAAGCAAAAAGTTTAACACTCTTAATAACACATAACCTGTCGAAAAAACAACACACTTGTTTTTACCGTTCTCATCCAACACTGCAATTTTGCAACCATTTTTGAAGCCTGGATCGATACTTAAAATCTTCTTGTTTTTTACTGGAGCTACTAGCAGTAGATGTTTCAAGTTAGTTGAAAAAATCTCAGTGGCTTCTCTTTCAGCATCCTTTGTTAATTGGATCCTAAGATTTAATGCAAGAAGACTTAAACACGTTtataaaatgtacaaaaattaaaataaaacgaAGTTGCCTTTAACTAGACGATCACACTTGATACattaaactttgaaaataagtcttctcttgcTACAGAAGAGGAAGTGAGATGAGCAAGAAACAAGCAGAGGCTATTATAAATCAACGCAATAAAACAGGATAGTTCATTAATGGTTAAGAACTGTTATCGAAGATACGAAGGTGACCTATTGATATTGTGCTGAATTTGCTCGGACTGGACTAGAGATATACGTGCAGACTGCTGCTGTAAATGAGCGTATTGACAGTGGTAACTTTTAAGCATCAaacaacaaagaatagaaaactGGACCttttacaaaactttttaaaataacttagaGTTGTAAAGTCTCTACTTTCCTACAGAATTGGGGTAAAAAGTAggatagtaaaaacaaaaaaaaaacaaccaaatTCCAACCCCACGCTATTCTTACATGGATTGCCAGTTTTTTTATCATCCGCATTATTCTTCACAAAATTGTAATATGAACTCttcttaaaaactaaaatttactGTATAGTTCAAAACGATAAACAAAAATTGCACCTCATTCTTCGTAAATATGTTTTCTCTATTAATCTTTTAAACGAATCTTCTATGGCATTGCACAATATGTTTTTATTCTGAGCTAAAAAAAGGGATATCTTTGTGTGGTAAAAATATTGCCTTTATTTTCTTTCATTATTGTGGAAAATTGTTTGTGAGGCAGAAACAGATTTATTTTCAAGgcaaatctaaaaacaaaaattgtcaTAAAAATCTACAATTCAGGACGACATGGGTTCAGTCCTTGCAAACAACAATAAGATTCAACAATTGCAACAAAACGATACAGTAAAGGATAACTATATACACATTAAGAGAAAAACTTCAGCAAACCTGTAAGTTTGTTGTATCTTAACAGCCAAAGATTTTTTATGGTATCCAGGAAGTGATCACGTTTGTGATCATTAATCACTAATTTGACAgataaaattttcatttgttcTGCTCTGTTTATTGCTAACACCTAATGTATAatgcaacaaaaatgaaaacaattgacCAGTGTTTACGATAGAACAAACTGCATCaaattttagataattttttttatattgaactTGGACAATTGAATTATAGGAATCTTCAAATGCATTGTACGgtcacattttttataaacatttcagTTAATCTGGTATCTGTTATAACCAAAATGGTCAAGAAATTACAGCAGCAGAAAAACTAGAATGTATCCTGTGTATACTTTCCTCGACCAACTAACCCTGTGAGACATTTATTATAGAGTCTGAAGTAACCGTTGTCAATTATAGCTTACATATGGGTCGGAAAAGTATTCAAACGGCTAAAAGTTTACCAACACAACTAAATTACATGCaatatgtaataaaaaaatgtttagcttGTATAAAAAATCACTCTTATCACTATATAGTGCTTACCTGGTATGAAGTGAGGCGATTAACACGGGATTGAAAATCATAATATAGCAAGAACTTTTGACTATTTTTATCCAATTCTTTGCCCTTGGGAGAAGCTTTACAATGGATCATAACATTTTCCTTACCACTGCaacataaacagaaaaaaatcatACAGTTTGATCACACATTCGAATCACTACAAGATAGTAGAGTATTGGAAATTAATTGTCAGTTTGCAACTTAAAATATCATGGAAAGTTTATAGGTGTTTTCCTAAAACATATTCCTAGGGGTGGATGAAGTAGGCTGAAACATGACACATTCCTAGGAGTTGATGAATAGACTGAAACATGACAGGATTGCAgcaattaaaacattaaaacacgGATCAAAATTTTGCACAACATAAAGCATACAATAGGCGCTGGGTGAACCAAACCACGAAGATGGGGGACTAGATTTAGACGCAGCATCAAACATACAATAGGCGCTTGGTGAACGCCCTTCTTTGGTTACTTTGCTGCATAATTTTTTAATGGTTCTGGTGTCAGCTGTGATTTTGATTAGATAGTAGTTCTAGTAGCCTAATATATCAGTTTTAGATTGCCATGGAAAAGGAACATTCATGGGTGCGTATTTCGCTTTAATATCCATCTCGTGTAGAATTTCAACAGGTAAATGCAAGGTGAATGTT is drawn from Hydractinia symbiolongicarpus strain clone_291-10 chromosome 8, HSymV2.1, whole genome shotgun sequence and contains these coding sequences:
- the LOC130654921 gene encoding S1 RNA-binding domain-containing protein 1-like isoform X1, translating into MKKIKIEDFYQNDQMRNIDQDLVANVVQMIENDFSVPFIARYRKNETGGMDAEKIRQIQQSYDYYKKVQNKASSVIKKLGSEASQELKYSIEKAKSLDEIQDLYAPFKKGGKGTLAERARKLGLESVSNELSRCPNDDICLRRYVNKNIEGLSSENEVIVGAQHIIADMVSKDPLVQKKIKEDIGKENVMIHCKASPKGKELDKNSQKFLLYYDFQSRVNRLTSYQVLAINRAEQMKILSVKLVINDHKRDHFLDTIKNLWLLRYNKLTAQNKNILCNAIEDSFKRLIEKTYLRRMRIQLTKDAEREATEIFSTNLKHLLLVAPVKNKKILSIDPGFKNGCKIAVLDENGQLLETSVIYPFQQSKKMSSKNTLISMTRKHSITLIAIGNGTACREIENVISDMIKDGCFTPLNVSYSIVDESGASIYSVTKEAKIEFPELDPNLISAVSIGRRLQDPLLEIVKIEPRHIGVGMYQHDVDQSMLKASVEDVIEDCVSFVGVDLNACSVDMLRRVSGINKKQAEAIVNHRNKTGYFINRKELLSIKGIGKLTYRNCAGFVRIVKAINSDQSHSEVKLEEIEKSKKRKLKASSKLEPPRKMHKAEKSQNIFPDPLDQTWIHPESYDVAKRVLQYFDVTDDMIGTNEIKEKIQNKMEGKVDMQFESLAEKLETDVETLKLIVDGIQQPINYDLRTELEKPVFRKGQTSIHQLQQEQTLTGVVRNNVAFGAFVDIGLDKDGLIHKSKILNGVTLGPGDRVECVVTSIDINRQRVGLRLVKKVSKNIILK
- the LOC130654921 gene encoding S1 RNA-binding domain-containing protein 1-like isoform X2 gives rise to the protein MKKIKIEDFYQNDQMRNIDQDLVANVVQMIENDFSVPFIARYRKNETGGMDAEKIRQIQQSYDYYKKVQNKASSVIKKLGSEASQELKYSIEKAKSLDEIQDLYAPFKKGGKGTLAERARKLGLESVSNELSRCPNDDICLRRYVNKNIEGLSSENEVIVGAQHIIADMVSKDPLVQKKIKEDIGKENVMIHCKASPKGKELDKNSQKFLLYYDFQSRVNRLTSYQVLAINRAEQMKILSVKLVINDHKRDHFLDTIKNLWLLRYNKLTAQNKNILCNAIEDSFKRLIEKTYLRRMRIQLTKDAEREATEIFSTNLKHLLLVAPVKNKKILSIDPGFKNGCKIAVLDENGKNNITLIAIGNGTACREIENVISDMIKDGCFTPLNVSYSIVDESGASIYSVTKEAKIEFPELDPNLISAVSIGRRLQDPLLEIVKIEPRHIGVGMYQHDVDQSMLKASVEDVIEDCVSFVGVDLNACSVDMLRRVSGINKKQAEAIVNHRNKTGYFINRKELLSIKGIGKLTYRNCAGFVRIVKAINSDQSHSEVKLEEIEKSKKRKLKASSKLEPPRKMHKAEKSQNIFPDPLDQTWIHPESYDVAKRVLQYFDVTDDMIGTNEIKEKIQNKMEGKVDMQFESLAEKLETDVETLKLIVDGIQQPINYDLRTELEKPVFRKGQTSIHQLQQEQTLTGVVRNNVAFGAFVDIGLDKDGLIHKSKILNGVTLGPGDRVECVVTSIDINRQRVGLRLVKKVSKNIILK